The Thermovirga sp. genome includes the window ATAAAATCCTGTCCACCCCAGCCGCCCTCGGCCCCTTTCAGGCGCATCTCGTACTCCATCCTGGCCGCGAAAACTCTCTCCGTCATACCCGAAAGGAAAGACGAAAGGGTGTCCTTGAAGGCAGCCGACGCTATCCGGGCCGCTTCCTCTATGGTATGAGCTTCTTCGAGGTCCTTCTTCCTCCTGATGGAAGAAAACTCGGAAGTCAGGTCGATCAGTTCCCTCCCGAGTCCCTTAAGGCCATCGTATAAATCACAGGTGACCCGCCGCGCCTGGAAGCCGAGACTGCCGATCTCGGGCCTGGCTGATAATTCTTTTTCCAGGGCTTCTATTATGGAGCCGCGTCCCTGATCCACGACGGTGAGGGTTGTCTGCCCTGAAGCCTGTTCCAAGTATCTCCCATCGGTCACCAAGAGGGCGTCATCGGCGAGAATAATCAGGGCGCAGCTCGAACCCCGGAAACCGGAGAGATGGAAGCAGGTTTCCCAGTTGTATCCCTCC containing:
- a CDS encoding aminopeptidase P family protein yields the protein MVSLRQLMKSRGADAAVALVREGYNWETCFHLSGFRGSSCALIILADDALLVTDGRYLEQASGQTTLTVVDQGRGSIIEALEKELSARPEIGSLGFQARRVTCDLYDGLKGLGRELIDLTSEFSSIRRKKDLEEAHTIEEAARIASAAFKDTLSSFLSGMTERVFAARMEYEMRLKGAEGGWGGQDF